From one Amycolatopsis sp. FDAARGOS 1241 genomic stretch:
- a CDS encoding ParA family protein, with the protein MHTVAVLSLKGGVGKTTVALGIASAALRRGTRTLVADLDPQGNATTSLDPPYTDATLADVLETPARPVLERAIAPSVWSDEVDVLVGAEELEQLNEPDSDGRRLENLSRALDELHSHPLREEPYELVVIDCPPSLGRLTKSALVAADSALIVTEPTMYAVAGAQRALEAIERIREESNPGLRPIGVLVNKLRVRSYEHQFRVAELRENFGSLVMPTAIPDRLAVQQAQGACSPIHEWHSPGAQEIALTFNMVLAKILRSNRAGRHRVRGEEEDLPETTAGTPAIVADAEVSENAG; encoded by the coding sequence GTGCACACGGTCGCCGTTCTCAGCCTCAAGGGTGGCGTCGGTAAAACGACGGTCGCGCTCGGTATCGCGTCGGCCGCTCTGCGTAGGGGTACCCGCACGCTCGTGGCCGACCTCGACCCGCAGGGCAACGCCACCACCTCGCTCGACCCGCCGTACACGGACGCGACACTCGCCGACGTGCTGGAGACCCCGGCGCGCCCGGTGCTCGAACGCGCCATCGCGCCCAGCGTCTGGAGTGACGAGGTCGACGTGCTGGTCGGTGCCGAGGAGCTGGAGCAGCTCAATGAACCCGACTCCGATGGGCGGCGCCTGGAGAACCTCTCGCGCGCGCTCGACGAGCTGCACAGCCACCCGCTGCGCGAGGAGCCGTACGAGCTCGTCGTGATCGACTGCCCGCCTTCACTCGGCCGGCTGACGAAGTCGGCGCTCGTGGCCGCCGACAGCGCCCTGATCGTGACGGAGCCCACGATGTACGCCGTGGCCGGCGCCCAGCGCGCACTGGAGGCGATCGAGCGCATCCGCGAGGAGAGCAACCCGGGCCTGCGCCCGATCGGAGTGCTGGTGAACAAGCTGCGCGTGCGTTCCTACGAGCACCAGTTCCGCGTCGCCGAACTGCGCGAGAACTTCGGCTCGCTCGTGATGCCCACCGCGATCCCCGACCGGCTGGCCGTGCAGCAGGCGCAGGGCGCATGCAGCCCGATTCACGAGTGGCACTCTCCGGGCGCGCAGGAGATCGCGCTGACGTTCAACATGGTGCTCGCCAAGATCCTGCGGTCCAACCGCGCCGGGCGCCACCGCGTACGCGGCGAGGAGGAGGACCTGCCCGAGACCACCGCCGGGACGCCGGCGATCGTGGCCGACGCCGAAGTGTCCGAAAACGCGGGCTGA
- a CDS encoding methyltransferase domain-containing protein produces the protein MKTDTVAARGSGAVRRALEGQLRAARARGVEQPSVVDVGGGSGGWAVPFAAAGCLVTVVEPNPNALATLRRRAEEEGVSHRITVIADDSDALSTRVEAGSADLVLAHGLLEVVDDPAVALGALAAAVAPGGALSVLVANRNAAVLHRALAGRIADAQRLLDEADGVVPGGRDTVLRRFDSAGLTDLLVAAGLEVTLLQGDRVISDVVPGEVREDELAEFELAAASVPALRDVAGRLHAMARPVSPA, from the coding sequence ATGAAGACGGACACCGTGGCCGCCCGGGGTTCGGGCGCCGTTCGCCGGGCGCTCGAGGGACAGCTGCGGGCGGCCCGCGCCCGGGGCGTTGAGCAGCCCTCCGTCGTCGACGTCGGCGGCGGCAGCGGCGGCTGGGCGGTGCCCTTCGCGGCGGCGGGCTGCCTCGTGACGGTGGTCGAGCCGAACCCCAACGCGCTGGCGACCCTGCGCCGCCGCGCCGAGGAGGAGGGCGTGTCGCACCGCATCACGGTGATCGCCGACGACTCCGACGCGCTCAGCACCCGCGTCGAGGCCGGCTCGGCCGACCTCGTGCTGGCCCACGGCCTGCTCGAGGTCGTCGACGACCCGGCTGTGGCGCTCGGCGCGCTGGCCGCTGCCGTCGCGCCCGGCGGTGCGCTGTCGGTGCTCGTGGCCAACCGCAACGCGGCCGTGCTGCACCGCGCGCTGGCCGGGCGGATCGCCGACGCGCAGCGGCTGCTCGACGAGGCCGACGGCGTGGTGCCGGGCGGGCGCGACACCGTGCTGCGCCGGTTCGACAGCGCCGGCCTGACCGACCTGCTCGTGGCCGCGGGCCTCGAGGTGACCCTGCTGCAGGGCGACCGGGTGATCTCCGACGTCGTGCCGGGCGAGGTGCGCGAGGACGAGCTGGCGGAGTTCGAGCTGGCGGCCGCGTCGGTGCCGGCGTTGCGCGACGTCGCCGGGCGGCTGCACGCGATGGCCCGGCCGGTCTCGCCGGCTTGA
- a CDS encoding DNA polymerase IV, which translates to MARYRVTTGAETLPDDTGCGILHVDMDAFFVSCELRTRPELADKPVVVSGGGPRSVVAAANYPARKYGVHSAMPFSTAKRLCPHLICIQPTSGLYGEVSHQVMDIFRELTPLVEPLSLDEAFLDVSGALRRLGSTPARLGARIRERVAAEHGITCSVGVAKVKFVAKLASGMAKPDGMVVVPAAETLAFLHPLPVSALWGVGKRTEEQLRQQALHTIADVAAAPPARLRRSLGKAMGEHLWALAHGHDDRAVVPESPEKSIGAERTFDVDLHSRAELGLELLRLAERVGATLRARSLRGRTVSIKVRFADFTTITRARTLFAATDVARDIHRTAVELLAEHAPTGAVRLIGVRVEGLDTGDGGEQLQFASDEPRWRDAEVAADVARSRFGSAAVRPASLLTPREP; encoded by the coding sequence ATGGCCCGCTACCGCGTCACCACGGGTGCCGAGACGCTGCCGGACGACACCGGCTGCGGGATCCTGCACGTGGACATGGACGCGTTCTTCGTGTCGTGCGAGCTGCGGACGCGGCCTGAACTCGCCGACAAGCCCGTCGTCGTGTCCGGCGGCGGGCCGCGGTCGGTGGTGGCGGCGGCGAACTACCCGGCGCGCAAATACGGCGTGCACTCGGCGATGCCGTTCTCCACGGCGAAGCGGCTGTGCCCGCACCTGATCTGCATCCAGCCCACGTCCGGGCTGTACGGCGAGGTGTCGCACCAGGTGATGGACATCTTCCGCGAGCTCACGCCGCTGGTCGAGCCGCTGAGCCTCGACGAAGCGTTCCTGGACGTCAGCGGCGCGCTGCGGCGGTTGGGGTCCACTCCGGCGCGACTGGGGGCGCGGATCCGGGAGCGGGTGGCGGCGGAGCACGGGATCACCTGCTCCGTGGGGGTCGCGAAGGTCAAGTTCGTCGCGAAGCTCGCGTCGGGCATGGCGAAGCCCGACGGGATGGTCGTGGTGCCCGCGGCCGAGACGCTGGCGTTCCTGCACCCGTTGCCCGTGTCGGCGCTGTGGGGCGTGGGGAAGCGCACGGAGGAGCAGCTGCGGCAGCAGGCGCTGCACACGATCGCCGACGTCGCGGCCGCCCCGCCGGCGCGGCTGCGGCGCTCGCTCGGCAAGGCGATGGGGGAGCACCTGTGGGCGCTGGCCCACGGCCACGACGACCGCGCGGTGGTGCCCGAGTCGCCGGAGAAGTCGATCGGGGCGGAGCGGACGTTCGACGTCGACCTTCACAGCCGGGCCGAGCTGGGGCTGGAGCTGCTCCGGCTGGCCGAGCGGGTCGGGGCGACGCTGCGGGCGCGCAGTCTGCGTGGGCGGACGGTGTCGATCAAGGTCCGGTTCGCCGACTTCACGACGATCACCCGGGCGCGCACGCTGTTCGCGGCCACCGACGTCGCGCGGGACATCCACCGCACGGCCGTCGAGCTGCTGGCCGAACACGCGCCGACGGGCGCCGTGCGGCTGATCGGCGTGCGCGTCGAGGGCCTCGACACGGGTGACGGGGGCGAGCAGCTGCAGTTCGCGTCCGACGAGCCGCGCTGGCGCGACGCGGAAGTGGCCGCCGACGTGGCGAGGTCCCGCTTCGGGTCCGCCGCGGTGCGCCCGGCCTCGTTGCTGACACCCCGCGAGCCGTGA
- a CDS encoding DUF3040 domain-containing protein, which produces MPLSEHEQRLLDQIERELYAEDPKFASTVRGTRLRRPARRRRIQGIALFVVGVALLVLGVVVPVLRVADIPLISVLGFLVMFFGVMLAVTSLRHGGDAGGGGKDSGRGGGKGSGRKSSFTQRMEERFRQRFEEQ; this is translated from the coding sequence ATGCCACTCTCCGAGCATGAGCAGCGGCTGCTCGATCAGATCGAGCGCGAGCTCTATGCCGAGGACCCCAAGTTCGCATCCACGGTGCGTGGCACCCGGTTGCGCCGCCCCGCCCGCCGACGGCGTATCCAGGGCATCGCCCTGTTCGTGGTGGGTGTCGCACTGCTCGTGCTCGGCGTGGTGGTGCCCGTGCTCCGGGTCGCTGACATCCCGTTGATCAGCGTGCTGGGATTCCTCGTGATGTTCTTCGGGGTGATGCTGGCTGTCACGTCCCTGCGCCACGGCGGCGACGCCGGCGGGGGCGGCAAGGACTCCGGCCGCGGAGGCGGCAAGGGGTCGGGCCGCAAGAGCTCGTTCACGCAGCGCATGGAGGAACGGTTCCGCCAGCGCTTCGAAGAACAGTAG
- a CDS encoding DUF3488 and transglutaminase-like domain-containing protein, producing MTATAPRPPAPAPQAPPPIPHTPTPQPAAQPPVWSSGILPPIAAGLATLCAATSLTSVVDGWAWFGYLFVAVVLIASTGLALRSLRAPTVVVGLSQLVVLLFLVTGAFTTQGILKIIPGPMAFGELQATLAASAEQIRTGLPPVEGTQPILCLVTIAIGLVAVLVDTLAVAAAAPAATGLVLLCVYAVPAALSDEMLPWWTFLLGAAAFACLLALDGNHRHRRWRNREAPGSGGWARTVQAPVAVVCAALVLGLLGGGITWVGTVGKIPFGSGPGSGGDGTGGFGVAPFTQLRGLLDQGQNTELFQVRGLGNDRRYLRAFTLDTYTPNQGWGLRGGGQAQTGVLANSTLPAAPGDDGTGVSRQIQIQPTRWVDNWLPVYGAPRALRGLSPQWLYDRVSGSVFTTKSEPAPVYTEVASLKEPTAVELRATDPKSDEVPAFYRQIGRVDPRVVAKTNQIITGKTDNFDRATALWQFFSAQNGFVYDTKTADARDPDALADFILNGKRGYCEQYASAMAVMLRVANIPSRVAIGFTPGVSKGDYQSISSQDAHAWVEAYFGDRGWVTFDPTPLADGRGIVPSYLQQNSQGSHQPDATDDLPTAPHSAAPTTDSPLDKGQNEATPTTPAAAQPQDGWLVILAAVLAVLGAAAIAAAYLLRRRPSPPDGVVPGVPPGAVPDGDVLVRTPAPAVVRTSRAALWLPLAAGVLFVAALGFLAGLVAWWFALLVVVALVGVGGPAALRDFTRRRHLQAIVTRAPGSADAAWRELRAECADRGLPLSDSDTIRVAGQKIAERHHLDDPGRESLRTVIGAVEKTWYSGIPAPDPDLAPAFDQLRRSLRATAPISLRGRLFPKSVLRRRS from the coding sequence ATGACCGCGACCGCGCCCCGGCCGCCGGCGCCCGCCCCGCAGGCACCGCCGCCGATCCCCCACACGCCGACGCCGCAGCCGGCCGCGCAGCCACCGGTGTGGTCGAGCGGGATCCTGCCGCCGATCGCCGCGGGCCTCGCGACGCTGTGCGCGGCGACGTCGCTCACGAGCGTGGTCGACGGGTGGGCGTGGTTCGGTTACCTGTTCGTGGCGGTCGTCCTGATCGCCTCGACCGGGCTGGCGCTGCGCTCGCTGCGGGCGCCGACCGTCGTGGTCGGGCTCAGCCAGCTGGTGGTGCTGCTGTTCCTGGTGACGGGCGCGTTCACCACGCAGGGCATCCTCAAGATCATCCCGGGGCCGATGGCCTTCGGGGAACTGCAGGCGACGCTCGCGGCGTCGGCCGAGCAGATCCGCACGGGCCTGCCGCCGGTCGAGGGCACGCAGCCGATCCTGTGCCTGGTGACCATCGCGATCGGGCTGGTCGCGGTCCTCGTGGACACGCTGGCCGTCGCGGCCGCGGCGCCTGCCGCCACCGGTCTGGTGCTGCTGTGCGTGTACGCGGTGCCGGCGGCGCTGTCGGACGAAATGCTGCCGTGGTGGACGTTCCTGCTCGGCGCGGCGGCGTTCGCGTGCCTGCTCGCGCTCGACGGAAACCACCGGCACCGGCGCTGGCGCAACCGCGAAGCACCCGGTTCGGGCGGCTGGGCGCGTACGGTGCAGGCGCCCGTCGCGGTGGTCTGCGCCGCGCTCGTGCTCGGGCTGCTCGGCGGCGGGATCACGTGGGTGGGCACCGTTGGGAAGATCCCGTTCGGCTCGGGCCCGGGCTCGGGCGGCGACGGCACCGGCGGGTTCGGCGTCGCGCCGTTCACGCAGCTGCGCGGCCTGCTCGACCAAGGCCAGAACACCGAGCTGTTCCAGGTCCGCGGGCTCGGCAACGACCGTCGGTACCTGCGCGCGTTCACCTTGGACACCTACACGCCGAACCAGGGCTGGGGCCTGCGCGGCGGCGGCCAGGCGCAGACGGGGGTGCTCGCCAACAGCACGCTGCCCGCCGCGCCCGGCGACGACGGCACCGGCGTGTCGCGGCAGATCCAGATCCAGCCCACCCGGTGGGTCGACAACTGGTTGCCGGTCTACGGCGCGCCCCGCGCGTTGCGCGGGTTGTCGCCGCAGTGGCTCTACGACCGCGTGAGCGGGTCGGTGTTCACGACGAAGAGCGAACCCGCGCCGGTTTACACGGAAGTGGCCTCTCTGAAGGAACCCACGGCCGTCGAGCTGCGGGCCACGGACCCCAAGTCCGACGAGGTGCCGGCCTTCTACCGGCAGATCGGCCGCGTGGACCCGCGGGTGGTCGCGAAGACGAACCAGATCATCACGGGCAAGACCGACAACTTCGACCGGGCGACCGCGTTGTGGCAGTTCTTCAGTGCGCAGAACGGTTTCGTGTACGACACGAAGACCGCCGACGCGCGGGACCCCGACGCGCTGGCCGACTTCATCCTCAACGGCAAGCGGGGCTACTGCGAGCAGTACGCATCGGCGATGGCCGTGATGCTGCGGGTCGCGAACATCCCCTCGCGGGTCGCGATCGGCTTCACGCCCGGTGTTTCGAAGGGCGACTACCAGTCGATCTCCTCGCAGGACGCGCACGCGTGGGTCGAGGCGTACTTCGGCGACCGGGGCTGGGTGACCTTCGACCCGACGCCGCTCGCCGACGGCCGCGGCATCGTCCCGTCGTACCTGCAGCAGAACAGCCAGGGTTCCCACCAGCCCGACGCGACCGACGACCTGCCGACCGCGCCGCACTCCGCCGCGCCGACCACGGACTCGCCGCTGGACAAGGGCCAGAACGAGGCCACGCCGACGACGCCGGCCGCCGCGCAGCCGCAGGACGGCTGGCTCGTGATCCTCGCGGCGGTGCTCGCGGTCCTCGGCGCCGCGGCGATCGCGGCGGCGTATCTGTTGCGGCGCCGTCCTTCCCCGCCGGACGGGGTGGTCCCGGGCGTCCCGCCGGGCGCCGTCCCGGACGGCGACGTGCTGGTGCGCACCCCGGCCCCGGCGGTGGTCCGCACCAGTCGGGCCGCTCTTTGGCTGCCCCTCGCCGCGGGTGTGCTGTTCGTGGCCGCGCTGGGCTTCCTGGCCGGTCTGGTGGCGTGGTGGTTCGCGCTGCTGGTGGTGGTCGCGCTCGTCGGCGTCGGCGGCCCGGCCGCCCTGCGCGACTTCACGCGCCGCCGCCACCTCCAGGCGATCGTCACCCGCGCGCCCGGCTCCGCCGACGCCGCGTGGCGCGAACTGCGCGCCGAGTGCGCCGACCGCGGCCTGCCCCTCTCCGACAGCGACACGATCCGCGTGGCGGGCCAGAAGATCGCCGAACGCCACCACCTCGACGACCCCGGCCGCGAAAGCCTCCGCACGGTCATCGGGGCCGTCGAGAAGACGTGGTACAGCGGAATCCCGGCCCCGGACCCCGACCTCGCGCCCGCATTCGACCAGCTGCGCCGAAGCCTGCGCGCCACGGCCCCGATCTCACTGCGGGGCCGGCTCTTCCCGAAGTCCGTGCTGCGGCGGCGTTCCTGA
- a CDS encoding DUF58 domain-containing protein has protein sequence MLRALSGLTTRGRCLLAAGIAAAVCSLVLNERDLLRVSVFVVALPLLVAAFISATRLRLGAARALRPERVAVGTSGEVHLELWRSGRLPGGEVLLEDGVPYALGSRPRFVVERLPHDRRVLLRYPLQPMLRGIQQVGPLRATITDPFGLCEFERELIGHSRLVVVPRVAGLWGLPGGAGVGAGDDGTVRLHAGQGEPDVIVRHYRTGDDMRKVHWRSTARRDEVMVRVEERPWRGGTTVLLDHRAAAHHGTGPAASLEWAVSFAASVALHLRRSGHRVRLVTEHGITLADAPGDGGEGYDNVVLDALAALQPAHQRDVTLGHDPAEGQELIAVLGTVSAESVHELARYRPRGVRSLAVLLDTPSWAGTGSSDHQTAATQDAAELLRATGWGVVVVGPQTPMPQAWAELCRTGAHRVALIGGPR, from the coding sequence ATGCTGCGTGCACTGTCCGGCCTGACCACCCGCGGCCGCTGCCTCCTGGCCGCGGGGATCGCCGCGGCCGTGTGCTCGCTGGTGCTCAACGAGCGCGACCTCCTGCGCGTCTCCGTGTTCGTGGTCGCGCTGCCGCTGCTTGTCGCCGCCTTCATCTCGGCGACCAGGCTGCGCCTCGGCGCCGCGCGGGCCCTGCGGCCGGAGCGCGTGGCCGTCGGCACGAGCGGCGAGGTGCACCTCGAACTGTGGCGCAGCGGCCGGCTCCCCGGCGGTGAGGTGCTGCTCGAGGACGGCGTGCCGTACGCGCTGGGCTCCCGCCCGCGGTTCGTGGTCGAACGGCTGCCGCACGACCGGCGCGTGCTGCTGCGGTACCCGCTGCAGCCGATGCTGCGCGGGATCCAGCAGGTGGGCCCGCTGCGCGCGACGATCACCGACCCGTTCGGGCTGTGCGAGTTCGAACGCGAGCTGATCGGCCACTCGCGGCTCGTGGTGGTGCCCCGTGTCGCCGGCCTGTGGGGCCTGCCCGGCGGCGCCGGAGTCGGCGCGGGTGACGACGGCACCGTCCGCCTGCACGCGGGACAGGGCGAGCCCGACGTGATCGTGCGCCACTACCGCACCGGCGACGACATGCGGAAGGTCCACTGGCGCTCCACCGCCCGCCGCGACGAGGTCATGGTGCGCGTGGAGGAACGGCCGTGGCGCGGCGGCACGACCGTGCTGCTCGACCACCGCGCGGCCGCGCACCACGGCACGGGCCCGGCGGCGAGCCTCGAGTGGGCGGTGTCGTTCGCGGCGTCGGTCGCGCTGCACCTGCGCCGCTCCGGCCACCGCGTCCGCCTGGTCACCGAGCACGGCATCACGCTGGCCGACGCCCCGGGTGACGGCGGGGAAGGCTACGACAACGTCGTGCTCGACGCGCTGGCCGCCCTGCAGCCGGCGCACCAGCGCGACGTGACGCTGGGCCACGACCCGGCCGAAGGACAGGAGCTCATCGCGGTGCTCGGCACGGTCAGCGCGGAGTCGGTGCACGAACTGGCCCGCTACCGCCCGCGCGGGGTGCGCAGCCTCGCCGTCCTGCTGGACACCCCCAGCTGGGCCGGGACCGGCTCGAGCGACCACCAGACCGCCGCGACGCAGGACGCCGCCGAGCTGCTGCGCGCGACCGGCTGGGGCGTGGTCGTCGTCGGCCCGCAGACCCCGATGCCCCAGGCGTGGGCCGAACTGTGCCGCACGGGCGCCCACCGCGTCGCCCTGATCGGCGGCCCGCGATGA
- a CDS encoding MoxR family ATPase, which yields MTSRIQPATPAGQQGGGAGQPPYPAADAPIGRQNGYAPRVSLDELHETARRIAANVERVLVGKPDVIRIALVTLLAEGHLLVEDVPGVGKTSLAKALARSIDCTVSRVQFTPDLLPSDVTGVSIYNRQTGEFEFRPGPVFANIVVGDEINRASPKTQSALLECMEEHQVTVDTSTYALGKPFMVIATQNPIEMEGTYALPEAQRDRFTARVSIGYPDQQAELAMVDEHAGHNPLAELAPVSDGATVQRLIETVRAVHIAPEVRRYAVDLVAATRQVPEIRLGASPRATLHLVRAARAQAALAGREYVVPDDLHTVAGPVLAHRLVLTTEAHAARRSATDVVRAVLHRVPVPQGSAGSR from the coding sequence GTGACGTCGAGAATCCAGCCCGCCACCCCTGCCGGACAGCAGGGCGGCGGGGCCGGGCAGCCGCCTTACCCGGCGGCGGATGCCCCGATCGGGCGACAGAACGGGTACGCCCCCAGGGTGTCCCTCGACGAGCTGCACGAGACGGCCCGCCGCATCGCCGCCAACGTCGAACGCGTGCTGGTCGGCAAGCCCGACGTCATCCGGATCGCGCTGGTGACCCTCCTCGCCGAGGGTCACCTGCTCGTCGAGGACGTGCCGGGCGTCGGCAAGACCTCACTGGCCAAGGCGCTCGCGCGGTCGATCGACTGCACCGTGAGCCGCGTGCAGTTCACCCCGGACCTGCTGCCGAGCGACGTCACGGGCGTGTCGATCTACAACCGGCAGACGGGCGAGTTCGAGTTCCGGCCCGGCCCGGTGTTCGCGAACATCGTGGTGGGCGACGAGATCAACCGCGCCTCGCCGAAGACGCAGTCGGCGCTCCTGGAGTGCATGGAAGAGCACCAGGTCACCGTCGACACGAGCACGTACGCGCTGGGCAAGCCGTTCATGGTCATCGCGACGCAGAACCCCATCGAGATGGAGGGCACCTACGCCCTGCCCGAGGCGCAGCGCGACCGCTTCACCGCGCGCGTGTCGATCGGCTACCCCGACCAGCAGGCCGAGCTCGCGATGGTCGACGAGCACGCCGGGCACAACCCGCTGGCCGAGCTGGCGCCGGTGTCCGACGGCGCGACCGTGCAGCGGCTGATCGAGACCGTGCGCGCCGTGCACATCGCGCCCGAGGTCCGCCGCTACGCCGTGGACCTGGTGGCCGCGACCCGGCAGGTGCCGGAGATCCGGCTCGGCGCTTCGCCGCGCGCGACGCTGCACCTGGTCCGTGCGGCGCGGGCGCAGGCAGCGCTGGCGGGCCGTGAATACGTGGTGCCGGACGACCTGCACACGGTCGCCGGGCCCGTGCTGGCGCACCGGCTCGTGCTCACCACCGAAGCGCACGCCGCCCGCCGGTCGGCGACCGACGTGGTTCGCGCGGTGCTGCACCGCGTCCCCGTCCCCCAGGGCTCGGCCGGCTCCCGCTAG
- a CDS encoding DUF3558 family protein: MPDPVRSAKLLALVPALCVLAACGRAPVTQRALPVADGAPEPAPASTSAASLAGLDPCALLSPADRSTAGLTLLGKPKTIGAARACDWTVPATFGVTVTLDGNAGLANLDVSRGTRTKKKVGAHQAVQVADKKNAAGTCAVLLGVGDSASVQVDVSNASFSDTTLACSRAATVAALVEPKLP; the protein is encoded by the coding sequence GTGCCTGACCCCGTGCGCTCGGCCAAGCTCCTCGCGCTCGTCCCCGCGCTCTGCGTGCTCGCCGCGTGCGGCCGCGCGCCCGTGACCCAGCGGGCTCTGCCCGTCGCCGACGGCGCTCCCGAACCCGCGCCGGCGAGCACCTCCGCCGCCTCGCTCGCCGGTCTGGACCCGTGCGCGCTGCTGTCGCCGGCGGACCGGTCGACGGCCGGGCTGACCCTGCTCGGCAAGCCGAAGACGATCGGTGCGGCGCGCGCGTGCGACTGGACCGTGCCCGCGACGTTCGGCGTCACCGTGACCCTCGACGGGAACGCCGGGCTCGCCAACCTCGACGTCTCCCGGGGTACGCGCACGAAGAAGAAGGTCGGCGCGCACCAGGCCGTGCAAGTGGCGGACAAGAAGAACGCCGCCGGCACGTGCGCGGTGCTGCTGGGCGTGGGCGACTCCGCGAGCGTGCAGGTCGACGTGAGCAACGCGAGCTTCTCCGACACGACGCTCGCGTGCAGCCGGGCGGCGACCGTCGCCGCGCTCGTCGAGCCGAAGCTGCCCTGA
- a CDS encoding PPE domain-containing protein, with product MSAAVPEPTARYESYSHVALAALVEQDNDPVAAGQAGARWAELARRFDDSTASLVALSSGSRELWEGDAGDAMRAVLAKATGWLGESAAVSAKVGDSVAAQADVAARARAEMPPPVEFDPAAMIRSAAASGSVLQLAGLSIELDARRAAAEAARQKAIDVVRTRDEALRGLVPGVSFPAAPALGSGPA from the coding sequence GTGTCCGCAGCTGTGCCCGAACCGACGGCCCGTTACGAGTCCTACAGTCACGTCGCGCTGGCCGCACTTGTCGAGCAGGACAACGACCCGGTCGCCGCCGGCCAGGCGGGCGCGCGGTGGGCCGAGCTGGCACGCCGGTTCGACGATTCGACGGCCTCGCTGGTCGCGCTGTCCTCCGGCAGCCGCGAGCTGTGGGAAGGCGACGCGGGCGACGCGATGCGTGCCGTCCTCGCCAAGGCGACGGGCTGGCTCGGCGAATCGGCCGCGGTGTCGGCGAAGGTCGGCGACTCGGTGGCGGCGCAGGCCGACGTCGCGGCACGGGCCCGGGCCGAGATGCCGCCGCCGGTCGAGTTCGACCCCGCCGCGATGATCCGGTCCGCCGCCGCGAGCGGGAGCGTGCTGCAGCTCGCGGGGCTGTCGATCGAGCTGGACGCGCGCCGGGCGGCGGCCGAGGCGGCGCGGCAGAAGGCGATCGACGTCGTGCGGACGCGCGACGAGGCGCTGCGTGGGCTCGTGCCGGGTGTGTCCTTCCCGGCGGCTCCGGCCCTCGGTTCGGGGCCGGCTTGA
- a CDS encoding ESX secretion-associated protein EspG produces MIRLSASAFDVVWTDLGLGRVPVPLAVPSVGATAEERAAIRAEVYRGLGERGLFDGRLAPELEDRLRVLDAASRYVGCEALADMTADRPFRAVAAVRGCSGVLAVQPERTVGLSGIREGELASAIVDVLPRLSAGPGYGVTLPSGGWDSPTEVVRRQAEEVAAIQARPVFAAGQFSVYERGSGGRVERRGGLTWFDTDAGAYSAAVSGGRGGQEWVTVAPVDGPRLAERVLALFG; encoded by the coding sequence TTGATCCGGCTCTCCGCGTCGGCGTTCGACGTGGTGTGGACCGATCTCGGGCTCGGCCGCGTCCCGGTGCCGCTGGCGGTGCCGAGCGTGGGCGCGACGGCGGAGGAACGCGCGGCGATCCGCGCTGAGGTCTACCGCGGGCTGGGCGAACGCGGCCTCTTCGACGGCCGCCTGGCGCCGGAGCTCGAGGACCGGTTGCGCGTGCTCGACGCCGCTTCCCGGTATGTGGGTTGTGAAGCGCTCGCGGACATGACCGCCGACCGCCCGTTCCGCGCGGTGGCCGCGGTGCGCGGGTGCTCCGGCGTGCTGGCGGTGCAGCCGGAGCGGACGGTGGGGCTGAGCGGGATTCGCGAGGGCGAGCTCGCGTCGGCGATCGTCGACGTGCTGCCCCGGCTGTCCGCCGGCCCGGGGTACGGCGTGACCCTGCCGTCCGGCGGCTGGGATTCGCCGACGGAGGTGGTGAGGCGGCAGGCCGAGGAGGTCGCCGCGATCCAGGCGCGCCCGGTGTTCGCCGCGGGCCAGTTCAGTGTCTACGAGCGGGGGAGCGGTGGCCGCGTCGAGCGGCGCGGCGGGCTGACGTGGTTCGACACGGACGCGGGCGCGTACTCCGCCGCGGTGTCCGGCGGGCGCGGCGGGCAGGAATGGGTGACCGTGGCTCCGGTCGACGGCCCACGGCTCGCGGAACGGGTGCTGGCGCTCTTCGGCTGA
- a CDS encoding Lrp/AsnC family transcriptional regulator: MPAGAEDSATTLVDAIDRALVRLLEDDARRTYNELSKEVRLSANTVADRVRRLRAAGVIRGFRADLDPAALGRGLTMVSDVRLREDVDRTEFERELHRVPQIVSGARMSGEYDYRLRLACVDPVEFETVVDRLKREHGVRALRSRLVLHDLEVRVTSLLELA; encoded by the coding sequence TTGCCGGCAGGAGCCGAGGACTCCGCAACCACGCTCGTGGACGCCATCGACCGCGCGCTCGTCCGGCTCCTGGAAGACGACGCGCGCCGCACGTACAACGAGCTCAGCAAAGAGGTGCGCCTGTCCGCGAACACCGTCGCGGACCGCGTGCGCCGGCTCCGGGCCGCCGGCGTGATCCGCGGCTTCCGGGCCGATCTGGACCCGGCCGCACTGGGCCGCGGGCTGACCATGGTCAGCGACGTCCGCCTGCGCGAAGACGTCGACCGCACCGAGTTCGAACGTGAGCTGCACCGGGTGCCGCAGATCGTGTCGGGGGCACGGATGAGCGGCGAGTACGACTACCGGCTGCGGCTCGCGTGCGTGGACCCCGTGGAGTTCGAAACGGTCGTCGACCGCCTCAAGCGTGAGCACGGCGTGCGCGCGTTGCGCAGCCGGCTGGTGCTGCACGACCTCGAGGTGAGGGTGACCAGCCTGCTCGAGCTGGCGTGA